In Verrucomicrobiota bacterium, the genomic window CCAAGCAGGTCAACGTGCTCCAGCACGTCATGGGCTTCTTCAAGAAGCAGCTCACGCCCGACGAGAAACAGGAGCTGCTCGATGTCTTCGAGCAGTACCGCCGCCGCACCGTGCCGCTCATCGTGCCGGTCACGCTGCTCAACCACTACGTGCGCCTCTGCGGCTCCGCCAACCGCAGCATCGGCGACTACCTCGCCCAGCAATACTACCTCCACCCCCACCCGATCGAGCTGAGCCTGCGCAGCACCATCTGAAGCGGGCGGGCTATTCGGGCTTCTCGTGGTCCTGCTTGTCGACCACGACGGCGGCGCGGGCGAGGCCTTCGTGGAAGTCGCCGGCATCCTCGAGCTTGGCGTCAATGACGCGCTTGCCCGTTGTGTCGATGAAGGCCGGCTTCATGGCAACGTCAATGCGCGCGAGCTTCTCGTGGAAATCGGCGTAGACATTGAAGCCCTCGGCCTTGATGACGAAGTTGCCTGCCGTGTCGATGAAACCCGAGTCGATGCCGCGCGCGGCCCGCGCCCGCCCGTCATGGAACTGCTCGGCCTTGCGGAACGTGTCGGCGATAACGACCTCGCCCGTCTTGTTGATGTAGCCCCAGTTCAGGTCGCGCTTGAACGCCGCAAGGTCCTCGGAGAAATCGCCGACCTGCTTGTACTGCGGCCCGATGACCAGCTTGCCGCTCGTGTCGATGAAACCCATCTTGCCGCCGACACGGACGGCCGCCATCCCCCCAGAGAAGTCGCGCGCCCACTCGAACGTCGGCTCGACAACGTACTCGCCGTCCTCGTTGATGACGCCGAACTTCTCGCCGACCTGAACGATGGCAAGGCCTTCGGAGAACTCGTTCGCGTCGTCGAACACCGCATCGATCACGAGCGTCCCCGTCTTGTCGATGTAGCCGTACTTGCCCGACCAGCCGCCGACCTTGACGCGCGCCCGGCCGCCGGAGAAGCTCCACGCCTCCGGGAATTCGCTCGGGATGACAAGCTTGCCCTTCATATCGATGTAGCCGCACTTGCCGCCGGCCCAGACGTAGGCCAGCCCCTCGTGGAAGTCACCCACGTCGCTGTACGTGGTCTCGAGCGCGAGCTTGCCGTCTTGGTCAATGAAGCTGACCCGGTCTCGCCCGTCCTTGCGCACCCAGGCGAGGCCCTCGGAGAAGTCGTGCACCTCGTCGAACTGCGGCGCGATAACGAACTCGCCTGTCGTGTCGACAAACCCCCACTGCGGCCGCTCGAGATCGAGCGCGGCGGCGCCGCAGGCGGCGATCGCGAGCAGACAACCGGCAAGCGCAGACCAACCTCTCATCGTTCGCACCCCCTCTACTCCGTGTCGTCAGCAAGAACGTTGTCCGCGTAGTGCATCATGGCGCTCATGGCGTGCTGGACGAAATCAATGCGGATCTCAGTGGCCGCGGCGTTGGGCTTCTTATTGTGACGTGGTTGGCCGGCGGGGAACCCCGCTCCGAGCGGCGCCCGCGGGATGCCGCCGCAGTAAGGACCCTCGACGATCTGCGAGCGCACGAGGAAGGCGACGCCCTCGCACCCGGCCGTCTCGATCTGCGCGCGCAACCCGGCGTACTCATCCTCGGGCAGGAACGTGAGCGCCGCAAGCAGCCCCTCGAGCCGCGTGGCGGTCGGACACGTACTGCCGCTGGCAGAGAGACAGCCGGCGGTCACGGCGTCCGCGGGCTGAGGCTTCCGATCCCCGAGCATCCTGGTGCAGATCTGCACGGCGTGGTGCACGAGCGCGGCGCGCGACACGGGCGGCTGGTCGAGCCGGTCGTAGTGCGGCATAAGGCGCGCCGTGGCGAGCAACGCCCAATGGTCGGGCTCGACGTGGCGCTGGCCCGCCCGCCGGCGGGCGAGCCAGCCGAGCATCCGTGCGGCGCCGTCGAGCCACTCGGGCGACGGGTCGAGCTCGTAGAGCATTATCAACCCGAGCGCCGCCTCGCCCGGGTAGTAGAGCACGACGCGCTTGTCCGACCGCCCGCCGTCAGAGGGTATGTACTCGGTGTAGGTGCGCCCGTCGTCGTCCGTCATGTAGAGCACGAATCGCCCAAGCGCGCGCAGTTCCTCGAGCGGCGTCGTACCCGGCGCGACGCGCTCGACACACACGAGCCCGACAAGCCCGAGACCCGCGGCGCCGAGTTGGGCCCGGAGCGGCCGGTCGGTGTGTTCGAGGTCGGGCTTCGACCAGACGGCAAGCAGCTCCTCATGCTCGTCAATCGGCCCTATCGTCTCGCGGCGCAGAAAGTGCGCCGCGCGGCGCAACGCGTCGAGCAATGACTCCTCGGGACGCCGCTGCGCGTACGTGGCCATGGCGTAGATCGTGCCCGCGTGGCGCACGATGTTGTACGCGGGCTCGACCTTGATGCTCGGGTCGATGTTGACACGGTAGGTGAACCGGCCGTCCTTGTCGCAGAAGCGGACAAGGTAGGCGGCCGCGGCCGCGATCGTCCCCTCGAGCCGCTCGGCCGTGAAGGGCGCCTCGCTCGAAGCGCGCCACGGCTGGATCGGCTCGGGCTCGACGGCTGGCCGTGTCTGTGCCTGCGGTGGCCCCGCCTGGGTCGGCCGGGCCTGGGACCGGATGAGCAGCGCGGTTGCCAAGCCCAGTAGGACAAGCGCGAGCACCACGTACACCATGCCAATCTGTCGCCGCTCTGTCTTCACCGAACTGCCCCGCACGATGCCAGACTGGATCCGTCTGCGAACAACACCACACTACCGTCGCCCAACGACAACGTAAAGCCGGAAGCAGCGGCCAGGTGCGGCTCCGCAGCCCAGTCCGCGCCAGGTGGGAGCGACTGACATCGCCGTTGACGATGACAGGGCGCCACTGTATAAGAGGCGCACGCGCAAAGTCCCGGAGCTTGCGCGTGAGGCGTGCGGGGCGAAACCCTGCGCGCACGAGGAGGCGGCATGGGCCTGATCGACCTGCACACGCACACGATCCTGAGCGACGGCGAGCTGATCGCCTCGGAACTCGTGCGCCGCGCACAGGTGGCGGGCTACACGGCCATCGGCATCACCGACCACGCCGATGCCTCGAACCTGGAATGGCTTGCCGAAACCGCGCTTCGCGCCGCCCAGGCACTCAATGCCCACCAAGAGGTGACCGTCATCCCGGGCGTCGAGCTGACCCATGTGCCGCCGAGCCAGATCGAGGAGCTTGTCGCGCGCGCCAGGGCTCTTGGTCTCCCCCTGGTCTGTGTCCACGGGCAGACGACGGCCGAGCCGGTTGCACCCGGCACGAATCGTGCTGCACTGCAATGCGATATAGACATTCTGGCGCACCCGGGGCTGATCACCGAGGCCGATGCACGGCTCGCCGCTGAGCGCGGCGTTTGCCTCGAGCTGAGCGCGCGCCAGGGCCACTGCCTCACTAACGGCCACGTGGCTCGGAGAGCAATCGAAGCCGGGGCCAAGCTCGTGGTCAACACCGACAGCCACGATCCCGGCGACCTGCTGAGCGAGGCCGCGTGGCGGGCCGTCGCGCTCGGCGCGGGCCTGACCGAGGCCCAGGCCGCCGAGGTTGCCCACAACAGTGAGGCGCTCGTCGAGAAACTGACAGGACCATCATCCCGGAGTGACTAGGAATGGCTAAGAAGACCGCCGCGGAGGCCCCAATGAAGGCCACCAAGCAGCCCACGACCGAGGAGCGCGGGCCTTCGATCGAGGACCGCTTCGCCGAGTTCTCGGCCCGTTACAAGTGGTACCTTTTCGCCCCGCTGGGGATCCTTATTGTCCTCGTCATCGTGCTGGCCATCAGGTCGGGTCAGACCAACGCCCAGCGCCGCGCAGCGGCCGCCGCCTTGCGCACCGCCCGGACGGCGGCCGAGTTCGAGTCCGTGACGGCCAAGTACCCGGCCACTTTCGCGGGCCGGTTGGCGCTCGTGCGGGCCGGCGACCAGCTCTTCCGCGAAGGCAAGTACCCCGAGGCCCGTGCCAAGTACACCGATTTCCTGGCGGCGAAGCCCGACCCCCTGCTCGCCATCCCCGTGCGCGCAAGCGTGGTTCAGACGTGCATCCGGGAGAAGGACTACACAGCCGCCATCGCCGAGTGCGACCTGCTCGCCGAAGCCGACGGCCGCGATTTCGCCCTGCACCAGGCGATGTACTTCAAGGGCTACTGCTACGAGCAGCTTGGCCGGCTGGATGACGCCAAGATCTGGTACGAGAAAGCCGCCCCGCGGCCCCAGAATCA contains:
- a CDS encoding YbgA family protein — its product is KQVNVLQHVMGFFKKQLTPDEKQELLDVFEQYRRRTVPLIVPVTLLNHYVRLCGSANRSIGDYLAQQYYLHPHPIELSLRSTI
- a CDS encoding WG repeat-containing protein, which translates into the protein MRGWSALAGCLLAIAACGAAALDLERPQWGFVDTTGEFVIAPQFDEVHDFSEGLAWVRKDGRDRVSFIDQDGKLALETTYSDVGDFHEGLAYVWAGGKCGYIDMKGKLVIPSEFPEAWSFSGGRARVKVGGWSGKYGYIDKTGTLVIDAVFDDANEFSEGLAIVQVGEKFGVINEDGEYVVEPTFEWARDFSGGMAAVRVGGKMGFIDTSGKLVIGPQYKQVGDFSEDLAAFKRDLNWGYINKTGEVVIADTFRKAEQFHDGRARAARGIDSGFIDTAGNFVIKAEGFNVYADFHEKLARIDVAMKPAFIDTTGKRVIDAKLEDAGDFHEGLARAAVVVDKQDHEKPE
- a CDS encoding histidinol phosphate phosphatase domain-containing protein — protein: MIDLHTHTILSDGELIASELVRRAQVAGYTAIGITDHADASNLEWLAETALRAAQALNAHQEVTVIPGVELTHVPPSQIEELVARARALGLPLVCVHGQTTAEPVAPGTNRAALQCDIDILAHPGLITEADARLAAERGVCLELSARQGHCLTNGHVARRAIEAGAKLVVNTDSHDPGDLLSEAAWRAVALGAGLTEAQAAEVAHNSEALVEKLTGPSSRSD
- a CDS encoding tetratricopeptide repeat protein, yielding MKATKQPTTEERGPSIEDRFAEFSARYKWYLFAPLGILIVLVIVLAIRSGQTNAQRRAAAAALRTARTAAEFESVTAKYPATFAGRLALVRAGDQLFREGKYPEARAKYTDFLAAKPDPLLAIPVRASVVQTCIREKDYTAAIAECDLLAEADGRDFALHQAMYFKGYCYEQLGRLDDAKIWYEKAAPRPQNQLGTQQAYYAAMQRPWWQRSTERLGEVTRLIDLNKEATEKPGPGVSPAVSTPLTSS